In one window of Amblyomma americanum isolate KBUSLIRL-KWMA chromosome 9, ASM5285725v1, whole genome shotgun sequence DNA:
- the LOC144104067 gene encoding chromobox protein homolog 3-like: MEQTGKRTDKKRTHKDGTPAEPEEFIVEKILDRRVRQGKVEFLLKWKGYGDSENTWEPEENLDCPGLISQFEEKRKQKAEAQPAHKMKDDSDAPNRKKKKAEGDAKPRGFDRGLDPDRIIGATDSSGELMFLIKWKDCDEADIVPARVANVRCPQVVIRFYEERLTWDTCGSRDEESDKSTKA; the protein is encoded by the coding sequence ATGGAACAGACCGGCAAGAGGACGGACAAGAAACGCACCCACAAGGACGGGACACCTGCCGAGCCTGAGGAGTTTATCGTCGAGAAGATCCTCGACCGGCGCGTGCGACAGGGCAAGGTCGAGTTCCTGCTCAAGTGGAAAGGCTACGGCGACAGCGAAAATACCTGGGAGCCTGAGGAGAACCTCGACTGCCCAGGCCTGATCTCGCAGTTCGAAGAGAAGCGCAAGCAGAAGGCGGAGGCGCAGCCCGCGCACAAGATGAAAGACGACAGCGACGCGCCGAACCGCAAGAAGAAGAAAGCCGAGGGCGACGCGAAACCACGTGGCTTCGACCGGGGCCTGGACCCGGATCGCATCATCGGGGCGACCGATTCGTCGGGCGAGCTGATGTTCCTCATCAAGTGGAAGGACTGTGACGAAGCGGACATAGTGCCGGCGCGTGTGGCCAACGTTCGCTGTCCGCAGGTGGTGATCCGCTTCTACGAGGAGCGTCTCACCTGGGACACTTGCGGAAGCCGCGACGAAGAGTCCGACAAGTCGACCAAGGCTTAG